One segment of Scomber scombrus chromosome 3, fScoSco1.1, whole genome shotgun sequence DNA contains the following:
- the LOC134006004 gene encoding mucin-2-like, with product MAQHEQNAKIRNRERRGIPNFISHDFQLQLESHDQRLKSSEDYSFHDIQAQVHLRPKLTVNPAVITETDSVTLNCQTPPSVSVTQCYFYTLSGGTIRVLSCLQTLTGTELLKMAHQSSPATVGLQCYYKAMNGEKTSWSLHSNTSSITIQTIPPPKLTVDPPVITETDSVTLNCQTPPSVSVTQCYFYTLSGGTIRVLSCLQTLTGTELLQMAHQRSPAEIKVKCYYTVKREETNSPSPHSDTTSIMIQSAAENNERKTDLTTSISTTTSPVGGGDEGQTANRATTPVTLVKLASDQSSVQPDNIVGLTSTSLTSVKATSETVTADINLSAKGSMTTAVETPLNVTSGDNNTDSFHDIQAQVHLRPKLTVNPPVITETDSVTLNCQTPPSVSVTQCYFYTLSGGTIRVLSCLQTLTGTELLKMAHQSSPATVGLQCYYKAMNGEKTSWSLHSNTSSITIQTIPPPKLTVDPPVITETDSVTLNCQTPPSVSVTQCYFYTLSGGTIRVLSCLQTLTGTELLQMAHQRSPAEIKVKCYYTVKREETNSPSPHSDTTSIMIQSAAENNERKTDLTTSISTTTSPVGGGDEGQTANRATTPVTLVKLASDQSSVQPDNIVGLTSTSLTSVKATSETVTADINLSAKGSMTTAVETPLNVTSGDNNTGEQEKQLLLILI from the exons ATGGCGCAACACGAGCAAAATGCTAAaatcagaaacagagaaagaaggggCATTCCTAATTTTATAAGCCATGATTTCCAGCTCCAGCTAGAAAGCCACGACCAGAGGTTGAAGTCATCAGAAGATT ATAGTTTTCATGACATCCAAGCACAAG TCCATCTTCGACCTAAACTGACAGTGAATCCAGCAGTGATCACAGAGACAGACTCAGTCACACTGAACTGTCAGACTCCACCATCAGTGTCTGTGACTCAGTGTTATTTCTACACTTTAAGTGGAGGAACTATCAGAGTCCTCTCTTGTCTGCAGACACTGACAGGGACTGAACTGCTGAAGATGGCTCATCAGAGTTCACCTGCTACGGTTGGATTGCAATGTTATTACAAAGCAATGAATGGAGAGAAAACTTCTTGGTCTCTGCACAGTAATACATCCTCCATCACCATACAAA CTATTCCTCCACCTAAACTGACAGTGGATCCACCAGTGATCACAGAGACAGACTCAGTCACACTGAACTGTCAGACTCCACCATCAGTGTCTGTGACTCAGTGTTATTTCTACACTTTAAGTGGAGGAACTATCAGAGTCCTCTCTTGTCTGCAGACACTGACAGGGACTGAACTGCTGCAGATGGCTCATCAGAGATCACCTGCTgagattaaagtgaaatgttATTACACTGTAAAACGTGAAGAGACAAATTCTCCATctccacacagtgacacaacCTCCATCATGATACAAA gtGCTGCAGAAAACAATgagagaaaaactgatttaacaACTTCCATTTCTACTACAACGTCACCTGTGGGTGGAGGTGATGAAG GTCAGACTGCTAACAGAGCTACCACTCCTGTAACTCTTGTAAAACTAGCATCAG aTCAGAGTTCTGTTCAACCAGATAATATTGTTGGCTTGACCTCTACTTCCTTAACATCAGTAAAAGCAACATCAG AAACAGTTACTGCTGATATTAATCTAAGTGCAAAAGGTAGCATGACGACTGCTGTTGAAACTCCTCTGAATGTGACATCAGGAGACAATAATACAG ATAGTTTTCATGACATCCAAGCACAAG TCCATCTTCGACCTAAACTGACAGTGAATCCACCAGTGATCACAGAGACAGACTCAGTCACACTGAACTGTCAGACTCCACCATCAGTGTCTGTGACTCAGTGTTATTTCTACACTTTAAGTGGAGGAACTATCAGAGTCCTCTCTTGTCTGCAGACACTGACAGGGACTGAACTGCTGAAGATGGCTCATCAGAGTTCACCTGCTACGGTTGGATTGCAATGTTATTACAAAGCAATGAATGGAGAGAAAACTTCTTGGTCTCTGCACAGTAATACATCCTCCATCACCATACAAA CTATTCCTCCACCTAAACTGACAGTGGATCCACCAGTGATCACAGAGACAGACTCAGTCACACTGAACTGTCAGACTCCACCATCAGTGTCTGTGACTCAGTGTTATTTCTACACTTTAAGTGGAGGAACTATCAGAGTCCTCTCTTGTCTGCAGACACTGACAGGGACTGAACTGCTGCAGATGGCTCATCAGAGATCACCTGCTgagattaaagtgaaatgttATTACACTGTAAAACGTGAAGAGACAAATTCTCCATctccacacagtgacacaacCTCCATCATGATACAAA gtGCTGCAGAAAACAATgagagaaaaactgatttaacaACTTCCATTTCTACTACAACGTCACCTGTGGGTGGAGGTGATGAAG GTCAGACTGCTAACAGAGCTACCACTCCTGTAACTCTTGTAAAACTAGCATCAG aTCAGAGTTCTGTTCAACCAGATAATATTGTTGGCTTGACCTCTACTTCCTTAACATCAGTAAAAGCAACATCAG AAACAGTTACTGCTGATATTAATCTAAGTGCAAAAGGTAGCATGACGACTGCTGTTGAAACTCCTCTGAATGTGACATCAGGAGACAATAATACAG GTGAGCAAGAA AAACAGTTACTGCTGATATTAATCTAA